The following coding sequences are from one Ramlibacter henchirensis window:
- a CDS encoding alpha-hydroxy acid oxidase, whose protein sequence is MPPVITNIEDLRVLARRRVPRMFYDYADSGSWTESTYRANEDDFNRILLRQRVAVNIEGRSTRTTMIGQPVAMPVAIAPTGLTGMQHADGEILAARAAKKFGIPFTLSTMSICSIEDVARGTDNHPFWFQLYVMRDRDFIERLIDRAKAANCSALVLTLDLQIIGQRHKDLKNGLSAPPKLTLPNLINMATKPRWCMGMLGTQRRQFGNIVGHVKGVENMGSLSEWTAKQFDPRLSWADVEWIRKRWGGKLILKGIQDIEDARLGVDSGADALIVSNHGGRQLDGAPSSISALPEIAQAVGNRIEVHMDGGIRSGQHVLKAVALGAKGTYIGRAMLYGLGAMGEAGVTRALEIIHKELDLSMAFCGRTDINTVDKSILLPGSYPTGTPAGH, encoded by the coding sequence ATGCCCCCCGTGATCACCAACATCGAAGACCTGCGCGTGCTGGCGCGCCGGCGCGTGCCCCGCATGTTCTACGACTACGCGGACTCCGGCTCCTGGACCGAGAGCACCTACCGCGCCAACGAGGACGACTTCAACCGCATCCTGTTGCGCCAGCGCGTGGCGGTGAACATTGAAGGCCGAAGCACGCGCACCACCATGATCGGCCAGCCGGTTGCCATGCCGGTCGCGATCGCTCCAACAGGCCTCACCGGCATGCAGCATGCCGATGGCGAGATCCTGGCGGCGCGCGCGGCCAAGAAGTTCGGCATCCCGTTCACGCTGTCGACCATGAGCATCTGCTCCATCGAGGACGTCGCCCGCGGCACCGACAACCATCCGTTCTGGTTCCAGCTGTACGTGATGCGCGACCGCGACTTCATCGAGCGGCTGATCGACCGCGCCAAGGCCGCCAACTGCTCCGCGCTGGTCCTCACGCTGGACCTGCAGATCATCGGACAGCGCCACAAGGACCTGAAGAACGGCCTGTCGGCGCCGCCGAAACTCACCCTGCCCAACCTGATCAACATGGCGACCAAGCCGCGCTGGTGCATGGGCATGCTGGGCACGCAGCGGCGGCAGTTCGGCAACATCGTCGGCCACGTCAAGGGCGTGGAGAACATGGGCTCGCTGTCGGAATGGACGGCCAAGCAGTTCGACCCGCGCCTGTCCTGGGCCGACGTCGAATGGATCAGGAAGCGCTGGGGCGGCAAGCTGATCCTCAAGGGCATCCAGGACATCGAGGACGCGCGGCTGGGGGTCGACTCGGGCGCGGATGCGCTGATCGTGTCCAATCACGGCGGCCGCCAGCTCGATGGCGCGCCTTCCTCCATCTCCGCGCTGCCCGAGATCGCACAGGCAGTGGGCAATCGCATCGAGGTGCACATGGACGGCGGCATCCGCTCCGGCCAGCACGTGCTCAAGGCGGTGGCGCTCGGCGCCAAAGGCACCTACATCGGCCGGGCCATGCTGTACGGGCTGGGCGCGATGGGCGAAGCGGGCGTCACCCGTGCGCTGGAGATCATCCACAAGGAGCTGGACCTCTCGATGGCGTTCTGCGGCCGCACGGACATCAACACGGTCGACAAGAGCATCCTGCTGCCCGGGAGCTATCCCACCGGCACGCCGGCCGGGCACTGA
- a CDS encoding TRAP transporter substrate-binding protein, with translation MRRQLLKTVLAVAALAATGAAVAQTKTIKFANQNAKGHPIVMGMEKFAELVESKSGGKLKVNVFPGGALGSDQANVSALQGGTLEMASMNSGIFASVVKEFAIYDFPFLFGNAKEADAVVDGPFGRSLHAKLEEKGLVGLGYYELGFRNITNSRRPIQKVEDIAGLKLRVIPNPINVDWVSALGANPTPLPFPELYAALEQKAVDGQENPVATIQGAKLYEVQKHLALTNHQYNPQSVVVSKKFWDGLSGDEKKVLQDAATESARYQREQSRSQAAGILENLKKNGMQVTELAPAEIAKLREKMKPVIAKHSGSVGENTVSAVMAELDKIRK, from the coding sequence ATGAGAAGACAACTGCTCAAGACCGTCCTCGCGGTCGCGGCCCTCGCGGCCACCGGCGCCGCCGTGGCGCAGACCAAGACCATCAAGTTCGCCAACCAGAACGCCAAGGGCCATCCCATCGTGATGGGCATGGAGAAGTTCGCCGAGCTGGTCGAGTCCAAGTCGGGAGGCAAGCTCAAGGTGAACGTGTTCCCCGGCGGCGCGCTCGGAAGCGACCAGGCCAACGTGTCGGCGCTGCAGGGCGGCACGCTGGAGATGGCTTCGATGAACTCCGGCATCTTCGCCAGCGTGGTCAAGGAGTTCGCGATCTACGACTTCCCGTTCCTGTTCGGCAACGCGAAGGAGGCCGATGCGGTGGTGGACGGGCCATTCGGCCGCTCGCTGCACGCCAAGCTGGAAGAGAAGGGCCTGGTCGGCCTGGGCTACTACGAGCTGGGCTTTCGCAACATCACCAACAGCCGCCGTCCGATCCAGAAGGTGGAAGACATCGCCGGCCTGAAGCTGCGCGTGATCCCCAACCCGATCAACGTCGACTGGGTCAGCGCGCTCGGCGCCAATCCCACGCCCCTGCCCTTCCCCGAGCTGTACGCCGCGCTGGAGCAGAAGGCGGTCGACGGCCAGGAGAACCCGGTGGCCACGATCCAGGGCGCCAAGCTGTACGAAGTGCAGAAGCATCTTGCGCTCACCAACCACCAGTACAACCCGCAGTCGGTCGTCGTCAGCAAGAAGTTCTGGGACGGCCTCTCGGGGGACGAGAAGAAGGTCCTGCAGGACGCCGCCACCGAGTCGGCCCGTTACCAGCGCGAGCAGTCGCGTTCGCAGGCCGCGGGCATCCTGGAGAACCTGAAGAAGAACGGCATGCAGGTCACCGAGCTGGCGCCGGCGGAGATCGCCAAGCTGCGCGAGAAGATGAAGCCGGTGATCGCCAAGCACTCGGGGTCGGTGGGCGAGAACACCGTCAGCGCCGTGATGGCCGAGCTGGACAAGATCCGCAAGTGA
- a CDS encoding sugar phosphate isomerase/epimerase family protein, with translation MNHLRSIHEVLRAFGMDTISLAGPLEAKLEAMAEAGFSQVMLKANDLVGHPGGWKAAVNAVRSSGLRGTGFQVLRDFEGLSGHLHQYKVDIAKAMLEMCAALGCKVLLACSSTSAHASQDLDEIARDLRKLAMLALPHGIRIAYEGLSWGRTVNEFTTAWDVVCRADCPNLGVGLDSFHILAAKTDLQALKELDPAKIFLVQLSDFMWQETRTFEERMATARTYRVFPGEGVHNAQIVEMVLQLDALGYRGDYSFEVFNDDYVQMPLPFVAGRARKSALWLAEDVLRRSLPLPNQLRLRA, from the coding sequence ATGAACCACCTGCGCAGCATCCACGAGGTCCTGCGCGCGTTCGGCATGGACACGATCAGCCTGGCCGGGCCGCTCGAAGCCAAGCTGGAGGCGATGGCGGAGGCCGGCTTCAGCCAGGTCATGCTCAAGGCCAACGACCTGGTGGGACATCCCGGCGGCTGGAAAGCAGCAGTGAACGCGGTGCGGTCCAGTGGCCTGCGCGGCACCGGCTTCCAGGTGCTGCGCGACTTCGAGGGGCTCTCGGGGCACCTGCACCAGTACAAGGTCGACATCGCCAAGGCGATGCTCGAGATGTGCGCGGCCCTGGGCTGCAAGGTGCTGCTGGCCTGCTCCTCGACCTCGGCGCATGCCAGCCAGGACCTGGACGAGATCGCGCGCGACCTGCGCAAGCTGGCGATGCTGGCGCTGCCGCACGGCATCCGAATCGCTTACGAAGGGCTGTCCTGGGGCCGCACGGTCAACGAGTTCACCACCGCCTGGGACGTCGTGTGCCGCGCGGACTGCCCGAACCTCGGCGTCGGGCTGGACTCCTTCCATATCCTGGCCGCCAAGACGGACCTGCAGGCCCTGAAGGAGCTGGATCCGGCGAAGATCTTCCTGGTGCAGCTGTCCGACTTCATGTGGCAGGAAACGCGCACGTTCGAAGAGCGCATGGCGACGGCGCGGACGTACCGGGTCTTCCCCGGCGAAGGCGTGCACAACGCACAGATCGTCGAGATGGTCCTGCAGCTCGATGCGCTCGGCTACCGCGGCGATTACAGCTTCGAGGTCTTCAACGACGACTACGTGCAGATGCCCCTGCCGTTCGTCGCCGGCCGCGCACGCAAGTCGGCCTTGTGGCTGGCCGAGGACGTGCTGCGGCGTTCCTTGCCGTTGCCCAACCAGCTGCGCCTGCGGGCGTAG
- a CDS encoding shikimate dehydrogenase family protein, which translates to MTARLPAPMLIDGRTEVIAHLGWPTHAFKAPMIYNPYFESAGINAVVVPMGCKPENFAALLKSLFTAENVRGALVTMPHKVSVVGLMDKVSPAVKVAGSCNAVRRDGDGRLVGDMFDGEGFVRGLSRKGFRVQGARALVIGCGGVGSAIAASLAQAGVGELALHDTQERSAESLAQRLKMTYPATSVVPGSTDPAGFSLVVNATPLGMNPGDPLPLDVNRLDPDAFVGEVVMKSELTPLLAAARQRGCAVQVGADMLFEMIPAYLEFFGLPGTTAEHLRSVARLQY; encoded by the coding sequence ATGACCGCGCGGCTTCCGGCCCCCATGCTCATCGACGGCCGAACCGAGGTCATCGCCCACCTGGGCTGGCCCACGCACGCCTTCAAGGCGCCGATGATCTACAACCCGTACTTCGAGAGCGCCGGGATCAATGCCGTGGTCGTTCCGATGGGTTGCAAGCCGGAGAACTTCGCCGCGCTGCTCAAAAGCCTGTTCACGGCGGAGAACGTGCGCGGCGCGCTCGTCACCATGCCGCACAAGGTCAGCGTCGTCGGACTGATGGACAAGGTCTCGCCCGCGGTGAAGGTCGCCGGATCGTGCAATGCGGTGCGCCGCGATGGCGATGGCCGCCTGGTCGGCGACATGTTCGACGGCGAAGGCTTCGTGCGCGGCCTGAGCCGCAAGGGTTTCCGCGTTCAAGGTGCGCGCGCGCTGGTGATCGGCTGCGGCGGCGTGGGCTCGGCCATCGCGGCCTCGCTGGCGCAGGCCGGCGTGGGCGAGCTGGCGCTGCACGACACGCAGGAGCGCTCCGCCGAATCGCTGGCGCAGCGATTGAAGATGACCTACCCCGCCACGTCGGTCGTGCCCGGCAGCACGGACCCGGCGGGCTTCAGCCTGGTGGTGAACGCCACGCCGCTTGGCATGAACCCGGGCGATCCGCTCCCGCTGGACGTGAACCGGCTCGACCCCGACGCCTTCGTCGGCGAGGTCGTGATGAAGTCGGAACTGACGCCGCTGCTGGCCGCGGCGCGGCAGCGCGGATGCGCGGTGCAGGTCGGCGCGGACATGCTGTTCGAGATGATCCCGGCCTACCTGGAGTTCTTCGGCCTGCCCGGCACCACGGCCGAGCACCTGCGTTCGGTGGCGCGTCTGCAGTACTGA
- the aroQ gene encoding type II 3-dehydroquinate dehydratase, with product MKKILVLNGPNLNLLGTREPSQYGTRTLADVEALCRDTAQRLGYAVDFFQSNWEGALIDKIHEYGRLHQEGEVVGCVFNPGALTHTSVALHDAIKGVAGLPVIECHISNIHAREPFRHQSWVSPVAAGIVMGFGVDGYAVAIEALARRAGHPDKAFPG from the coding sequence ATGAAGAAGATCCTGGTCCTCAACGGGCCCAACCTGAACCTCCTGGGCACGCGGGAGCCGTCGCAGTACGGCACCCGCACGCTCGCCGACGTGGAGGCCCTGTGCCGCGACACGGCTCAGCGGCTCGGCTACGCCGTCGACTTCTTCCAGAGCAACTGGGAAGGCGCGCTGATCGACAAGATCCACGAGTACGGCCGGCTCCACCAGGAGGGCGAGGTTGTCGGCTGCGTGTTCAACCCAGGCGCGCTGACGCACACCTCGGTCGCGCTGCACGACGCGATCAAGGGTGTCGCGGGCCTGCCGGTGATCGAGTGCCACATCTCGAACATCCACGCGCGCGAGCCGTTCCGGCACCAGTCGTGGGTCTCGCCCGTGGCGGCGGGGATCGTCATGGGCTTCGGCGTGGATGGTTATGCCGTCGCCATCGAGGCCCTGGCGCGCCGCGCGGGCCATCCCGACAAGGCGTTCCCCGGATGA
- a CDS encoding 4-hydroxyphenylpyruvate dioxygenase: MSDLLVHPEHAREPMLDAFSDEANPIGLDGIEFIEYATSRPQALGQVLECMGFRPVARHRSREVLLYRQGPMNIVVNAHPPSPESDLALAETPTIAAVSVRVRDARAAYRLVLDRGGWEVPTHPEAMELNIPAIHGVGGTRIYFVDRYKEFSIYDVDFLPVPAADPRPPSIHGMHFFGIVQYIGAGRTYDWIEFYTTLFGAELIPDEQRFGIMPAGKLLRLPALDPANRFMLQLVEPPEDSFDTSERLQRIGVGVTDVLEAVRSLRERGVEFVESSAAHTERRGAISKTYLGSVAFELVHTQP, encoded by the coding sequence ATGAGCGACCTCCTGGTCCATCCCGAGCACGCGCGCGAGCCGATGCTCGATGCGTTCAGCGACGAGGCCAATCCGATCGGCCTGGATGGCATCGAGTTCATCGAATACGCGACTTCGCGGCCGCAGGCGCTCGGACAGGTGCTGGAGTGCATGGGCTTCCGCCCGGTCGCGCGGCACCGCTCGCGCGAGGTGCTGCTCTACCGGCAGGGGCCGATGAACATCGTCGTCAACGCGCATCCGCCTTCGCCCGAGAGCGATCTCGCCCTGGCCGAGACGCCCACCATCGCCGCAGTGTCGGTGCGAGTTCGCGATGCGCGCGCGGCCTACCGGCTGGTGCTCGATCGCGGCGGATGGGAAGTGCCCACGCACCCGGAAGCCATGGAGCTGAACATCCCGGCGATCCACGGCGTGGGCGGAACCCGCATCTACTTCGTGGACCGCTACAAGGAGTTCTCGATCTACGACGTGGACTTCCTGCCGGTGCCCGCGGCCGACCCGCGCCCGCCTTCGATCCACGGCATGCATTTCTTCGGCATCGTGCAGTACATCGGCGCCGGACGAACCTACGACTGGATCGAGTTCTACACGACGCTGTTCGGCGCCGAGCTGATCCCCGACGAGCAGCGCTTCGGCATCATGCCGGCGGGCAAGCTGCTGCGCCTTCCCGCGCTGGACCCGGCCAACCGCTTCATGCTGCAGCTGGTCGAACCGCCCGAGGACTCGTTCGACACGTCGGAGCGCCTGCAGCGCATCGGCGTGGGCGTGACCGACGTGCTCGAAGCCGTGCGCAGCCTGCGCGAGCGAGGCGTGGAGTTCGTAGAGAGTTCGGCCGCCCACACCGAGAGGCGCGGCGCCATCAGCAAGACCTACCTGGGCAGCGTGGCCTTCGAGCTCGTGCACACGCAGCCATGA